The bacterium genome includes a region encoding these proteins:
- a CDS encoding glutamine synthetase type III, with protein MSGSSARQNAIEAVTHYQPISEALSFSDVSASDLFGSNVFSRSVMKNRLPKSIFDSLVETIDSGTQLDSSSADVVAAALKDWAIEKGATHYAHVFYPLTGSTAEKHDCFLTPDESGGAIAEFAGKTLIQGEPDASSFPNGGVRSTFEARGYTAWDVTSPAYILENPNGTTLCIPTAFVSWTGEALDKKTPLLRSMQALDRQARRILELFGHKEIGKITSFAGAEQEYFLIDRNFFFSRPDLIAAGRTLFGAASPKGQEFDDHYFGAIPSRVLAFMFECERELIKLGIPIKTRHNEVAPGQYEIAPVFEAANLATDHQQMIMVTMRRVAEQYGMTCLLHEKPFAGINGSGKHVNMSIGNATQGNLLDPGDTPHANAQFLVFCAAVIRAVHLHGDLLRAVVASAGNDHRLGANEAPPAIISIFLGDQLTKIFEQIGVAGSATADSREKILEVGVDTLPDLPRDAGDRNRTSPFAFTGNRFEFRAVASSQSIAGPMVALNTIFAESLDFIAERIEAAVAADPDEFNAAVQQVLMEIVRDHGAVIFNGDGYSEAWHTEAKERGLPNLNTSVDALPVLENDAVVAMFEKFNVLSKRELHSRLEVYLEQYVLSVGVEARTSVEMARTIILPAAIRYQLELAETATRLKELSAKADTRILDRLTNLVGELQDAISALESEMEATEESTMAQAEHCCGKILPAMLCVRAVADQLEGIVADDLWPLATYQEMLFIK; from the coding sequence ATGAGCGGAAGCAGCGCCCGACAAAACGCGATCGAAGCAGTCACCCATTACCAGCCAATCTCCGAAGCCCTGTCGTTTTCGGATGTGTCCGCGAGCGATCTGTTCGGATCCAACGTCTTCAGTCGAAGCGTGATGAAGAACCGCCTGCCCAAATCCATTTTCGACTCACTCGTCGAAACGATCGACTCTGGAACCCAGCTCGACTCTTCCAGCGCCGATGTCGTCGCTGCGGCTTTGAAAGACTGGGCGATCGAGAAGGGCGCGACCCACTACGCACACGTTTTCTACCCTCTGACCGGATCGACTGCTGAAAAGCACGACTGTTTCCTGACCCCGGATGAATCCGGCGGCGCGATTGCGGAATTCGCGGGAAAGACCCTGATTCAGGGCGAACCCGACGCATCGAGCTTTCCGAACGGCGGCGTTCGTTCCACGTTCGAGGCCCGCGGTTACACCGCCTGGGACGTAACGAGCCCGGCGTACATCCTCGAGAATCCCAACGGGACGACCCTGTGCATTCCCACCGCATTCGTCTCGTGGACCGGTGAGGCGCTCGACAAGAAGACCCCCCTGCTCCGCTCGATGCAGGCGCTCGACCGCCAGGCGCGGCGCATCCTCGAACTATTTGGCCACAAGGAGATCGGCAAGATCACTTCGTTCGCAGGTGCGGAGCAGGAGTATTTCCTGATCGATCGCAACTTCTTCTTCTCGCGACCCGATCTGATCGCCGCGGGCCGAACTCTCTTCGGCGCCGCATCTCCCAAAGGCCAGGAATTCGACGACCACTATTTTGGTGCGATCCCATCCCGTGTACTCGCGTTCATGTTCGAGTGTGAGCGCGAGTTGATCAAGCTGGGAATTCCCATCAAGACACGCCACAACGAGGTCGCACCCGGCCAGTACGAAATTGCACCCGTGTTCGAGGCCGCGAACCTCGCAACAGACCACCAGCAGATGATCATGGTTACCATGAGGCGCGTCGCCGAGCAGTACGGTATGACCTGCCTGCTTCACGAGAAACCTTTTGCGGGGATCAACGGTTCGGGCAAGCACGTGAACATGTCGATCGGCAATGCGACGCAGGGCAACCTGCTCGATCCCGGCGACACGCCGCATGCGAACGCTCAGTTCCTGGTGTTCTGCGCCGCGGTCATCCGAGCCGTACATCTTCACGGCGACCTGCTTCGAGCAGTCGTCGCATCTGCGGGAAACGACCACCGCCTGGGCGCCAATGAAGCGCCGCCTGCGATCATCTCGATCTTTCTGGGTGACCAGCTCACCAAGATCTTCGAGCAGATCGGAGTCGCAGGTTCAGCAACTGCCGATTCCCGCGAGAAGATCCTCGAAGTGGGAGTCGACACCTTGCCCGACCTTCCCAGAGATGCAGGCGATCGCAATCGCACGAGTCCGTTCGCCTTTACGGGCAACCGCTTCGAATTCCGCGCCGTTGCATCTTCGCAATCGATCGCGGGGCCCATGGTCGCCCTGAACACGATATTCGCGGAATCGCTCGACTTCATTGCGGAGCGAATCGAAGCTGCAGTCGCAGCCGATCCAGACGAATTCAACGCGGCCGTCCAGCAGGTGCTGATGGAGATCGTTCGCGATCACGGTGCCGTCATCTTCAATGGCGACGGCTACTCCGAAGCCTGGCACACGGAAGCAAAGGAACGCGGTCTGCCGAACCTGAACACCAGTGTCGATGCCCTGCCCGTTCTCGAGAACGATGCTGTCGTAGCGATGTTCGAAAAATTCAACGTTCTCAGCAAGCGCGAACTGCATAGCCGACTCGAGGTCTACCTGGAGCAGTATGTACTCAGCGTTGGCGTCGAAGCGCGCACCAGCGTCGAAATGGCCCGCACCATCATCCTGCCGGCCGCCATCCGCTACCAGTTGGAACTCGCGGAAACCGCGACCCGCTTGAAAGAACTCTCAGCCAAGGCCGACACCCGGATACTGGACCGGCTGACCAATCTGGTCGGAGAGCTCCAGGATGCAATATCCGCACTCGAATCGGAAATGGAAGCTACCGAGGAGTCTACGATGGCGCAGGCGGAGCATTGCTGCGGGAAGATCCTGCCGGCGATGCTATGCGTGCGAGCGGTTGCGGATCAACTGGAAGGCATCGTTGCCGATGACCTCTGGCCGCTGGCGACCTACCAGGAGATGCTCTTCATCAAATAG
- a CDS encoding FAD-binding protein encodes MAQQEYSIVDAADVDSFSDEADVLVVGLGASGTCAAIEAREAGADVLVLERASAGGGLTMSAAGHFYLGGGTRVQKAVGVKDDVEEMIKYLEAVTPEPDMDKIRVYCEQSVEHFDWLVARGVPFKDTMYPAKDVVQMTDECLIWSGNEEAWPFREKAIPAPRGHKVAKEGEAGGAELMDRLIPCAERLGVRLECDAGVEALVRASSGEIVGVRYRKYDELRTVRARKAVILATGHYTLDPEMLAANCPRLADDRIEKQGSTFDFGVGHKLGVMAGGVTQHMDGALITSPFYPPECLLKGILVNKHGKRFIDEDCYHARSSAMCLEQPDGKAYLIADESFFERPAYGWQELIDAWDTIEDMERDLKMPEGALQKTIADYNQHAKSGEDPEYHKAAKWLVPLATPPYAALDLSLGSAHFVGFALGGLKCSIDGEVLDPQDKVIPGLYAIGACASNIAQDGKGYSSGTCIGESTFFGRRAGRHAGAPD; translated from the coding sequence ATGGCGCAGCAAGAGTACTCGATCGTCGACGCGGCGGATGTCGACAGTTTTTCCGATGAAGCGGATGTCCTGGTGGTGGGGCTGGGAGCCTCCGGAACCTGTGCCGCCATCGAGGCCCGCGAAGCGGGAGCGGACGTCCTGGTCCTGGAGCGCGCCAGCGCTGGCGGCGGGCTGACCATGTCGGCCGCGGGGCACTTCTACCTCGGAGGCGGGACTCGGGTCCAGAAGGCCGTGGGCGTGAAAGACGACGTCGAGGAGATGATCAAGTATCTCGAAGCCGTGACGCCTGAACCCGACATGGACAAGATCCGCGTCTACTGCGAACAGAGTGTCGAGCACTTCGATTGGCTGGTCGCACGAGGTGTACCGTTCAAGGACACGATGTACCCCGCGAAAGACGTCGTGCAGATGACCGACGAATGTCTGATCTGGTCGGGAAACGAAGAAGCCTGGCCGTTTCGCGAAAAGGCCATCCCGGCACCGCGTGGACACAAGGTGGCGAAGGAAGGGGAAGCGGGCGGCGCGGAACTCATGGATCGTCTGATCCCTTGTGCCGAACGACTGGGCGTGAGGCTCGAATGCGACGCGGGAGTCGAAGCTCTTGTTCGCGCCTCATCGGGCGAGATCGTCGGTGTGCGCTATCGCAAGTATGACGAACTCAGGACCGTGCGGGCGCGCAAGGCCGTGATCCTGGCAACCGGCCACTATACTCTCGATCCGGAAATGCTCGCGGCCAACTGTCCGCGCCTCGCAGATGACCGCATCGAGAAGCAGGGCTCGACTTTTGATTTCGGTGTCGGGCACAAACTTGGTGTGATGGCCGGTGGCGTGACACAGCATATGGATGGTGCGCTGATTACCTCCCCGTTCTATCCACCCGAATGCCTACTCAAAGGTATTCTGGTGAACAAACACGGCAAGCGATTCATTGACGAAGACTGCTACCACGCCCGTTCGAGTGCCATGTGCCTCGAGCAACCCGATGGCAAGGCGTACCTGATCGCCGACGAATCCTTCTTCGAACGGCCCGCGTACGGTTGGCAGGAACTGATCGACGCCTGGGATACGATCGAGGACATGGAACGAGATCTGAAGATGCCCGAAGGTGCGCTGCAGAAGACGATTGCGGACTACAACCAGCACGCGAAATCGGGAGAGGACCCCGAATATCACAAGGCCGCGAAGTGGCTCGTCCCCCTCGCCACGCCTCCTTACGCGGCCCTGGATCTTTCCCTGGGTTCGGCGCATTTCGTCGGTTTCGCGCTCGGTGGCTTGAAGTGCTCGATCGATGGCGAAGTCCTGGACCCACAGGACAAGGTCATTCCCGGCTTGTACGCCATCGGAGCTTGTGCTTCGAACATCGCCCAGGACGGCAAGGGCTATTCGAGTGGCACCTGTATAGGAGAATCGACCTTTTTCGGTCGGCGCGCAGGACGCCACGCAGGGGCGCCTGACTGA
- a CDS encoding DUF2087 domain-containing protein, with protein sequence MISLEEFIERLVRLGADRGPRGLPRRRRDRQILMKSFLLTLDSGRSYSEAEINELIRAWNAEVTPAIETDHVTVRRMLIDYGQLERTADGRAYRVGFPPGPMAFDLEIDDVDVRATVAAYLARPRPTRPPGND encoded by the coding sequence ATGATCAGCTTGGAAGAGTTCATCGAGCGCCTCGTCCGCCTCGGCGCCGATCGCGGCCCGCGCGGACTTCCGCGTAGACGCCGAGATCGACAGATTCTGATGAAGAGCTTCTTGTTGACCCTCGACAGTGGCCGCAGCTATTCGGAGGCAGAGATCAACGAGTTGATCCGTGCGTGGAATGCCGAGGTCACACCGGCGATCGAGACAGACCACGTGACCGTACGGCGCATGCTGATCGACTACGGACAACTCGAACGCACCGCCGATGGCCGCGCCTATCGCGTCGGATTTCCGCCCGGCCCCATGGCTTTCGACCTGGAAATCGACGACGTCGACGTGCGCGCGACGGTCGCGGCCTACCTCGCTCGTCCGCGCCCCACCCGTCCGCCTGGAAACGACTGA